The following coding sequences lie in one Dunckerocampus dactyliophorus isolate RoL2022-P2 chromosome 4, RoL_Ddac_1.1, whole genome shotgun sequence genomic window:
- the LOC129180038 gene encoding golgin subfamily A member 7-like, whose product MAETHSLQDMRQQATIAAKVFIQRDYTNGTVCQFQTKFPSDLETRIDKQQFEETLRTLNNLYAEAEKLGSQSYIEGCLACLTAYTIFLCMETHYEKVLKKIAKYVQEQNDKIYTPRGLLLTDPIERGLRVIEITIFEERSLTR is encoded by the exons ATGGCAGAG ACTCACAGTTTGCAGGACATGAGACAACAAGCGACAATAGCTGCCAAAGTCTTCATACAGAGGGATTATACCAATGGCACTGTGTGCCAGTTCCAAACCAAGTTCCCCTCTGACCTGGAGACCAGG ATCGACAAACAGCAATTTGAGGAGACGCTGCGGACACTGAATAACCTGTATGCTGAGGCAGAGAAGCTTGGGAGCCAGTCTTATATTGAAGGTTGTTTGGCCTGCCTCACAGCTTATACCATCTTCTTGTGCATGGAGACACACTATGAGAAG GTTTTGAAaaagattgcaaaatatgtacaGGAGCAGAATGACAAGATCTACACACCCAGAGGTCTCCTGCTCACCGACCCCATCGAGAGAGGCCTTCGAGTC